A genomic region of Trichothermofontia sichuanensis B231 contains the following coding sequences:
- a CDS encoding anthranilate phosphoribosyltransferase family protein: MSQVFRDLLRKIGSGEHTSQSLSREEARLATELMLRQEATPAQIGAFLIAHRIKRPTADELAGMLDAYDALGPALAAIAADYPVMVFGSPYDGRSRTAPLSPLTSLILSAAGCPVLLHGGRQMPTKYGVPLVDLWQALGVDWTGLNLAQVQATLATTRLALLYLPDHFPLADGLVTYRDQIGKRPPLATVELIWCPYRGPATIVAGFVHPPTEARFWETLTLRGCERLVTVKGLEGSCDLPRQRTGIVATGKPGSEPERRLLHPRDYGMAGPELPYTTLSEWAAQAEGVLQGANNEMAAACRWNAGFYLWQAGACTSLSAGITLAEQLLREGQVAQQWEHLRTRL, from the coding sequence ATGAGCCAGGTATTTCGGGACTTGTTGCGTAAGATTGGCAGCGGCGAACATACAAGCCAATCCCTCAGCCGGGAGGAGGCCCGTCTGGCCACCGAGCTGATGTTGCGTCAGGAAGCCACCCCAGCCCAGATTGGGGCGTTTTTGATCGCCCACCGGATTAAACGTCCAACCGCCGATGAACTGGCCGGGATGCTGGATGCCTACGATGCCCTGGGGCCAGCCCTAGCTGCGATCGCGGCGGACTATCCGGTCATGGTATTTGGTTCGCCCTATGATGGGCGATCGCGCACGGCTCCTTTGAGTCCGTTGACCAGTTTGATCCTCAGTGCGGCAGGGTGTCCAGTGCTTCTGCATGGGGGACGCCAGATGCCCACCAAGTATGGAGTACCCCTAGTGGATCTCTGGCAAGCGCTAGGGGTAGACTGGACCGGCTTGAATTTGGCCCAAGTGCAGGCGACTTTGGCCACAACCCGTCTGGCTCTGCTGTACCTGCCCGATCATTTTCCCCTGGCGGATGGCTTGGTCACCTATCGGGATCAGATTGGGAAGCGGCCTCCCCTAGCAACCGTTGAGTTGATCTGGTGTCCCTATCGCGGGCCAGCGACGATCGTGGCTGGCTTTGTCCACCCGCCTACCGAAGCCCGCTTTTGGGAGACTCTAACCCTGCGGGGGTGTGAACGGTTAGTGACGGTCAAAGGACTGGAGGGGAGTTGTGACCTGCCGCGCCAGCGCACCGGGATTGTGGCCACGGGCAAACCAGGATCTGAACCTGAGCGACGGCTGCTCCATCCCCGTGACTATGGGATGGCCGGTCCTGAACTGCCCTATACCACTCTGTCTGAGTGGGCAGCCCAGGCAGAGGGCGTACTTCAGGGTGCAAACAACGAGATGGCCGCAGCCTGTCGGTGGAATGCGGGATTTTACCTCTGGCAGGCGGGAGCTTGCACTAGCTTGAGTGCCGGCATCACATTAGCCGAGCAGTTACTGCGGGAGGGGCAGGTGGCCCAACAGTGGGAACATCTTCGCACCCGGCTTTGA
- a CDS encoding LysR family transcriptional regulator produces the protein MGNACRHWQSVLAGEDGWGQEGIMRLEQLQAFLAIAATGSFQKAAQQCGVTQSTISRQLQALEATLGTPLVHRGPQAKLTVAGEQVLPRAQKICQEWASATQTIAELLTGQQPELCIAVIGSVCSQYLPPVIEQFCRDYPYVQLRVTSLGSDRALKVLRDGLVDLAIVMNNRFLTATPEMVVDSLLIEPIAVLMATSHPLSEYAQVPWSALATHPQVIFKDGYGMQRLVQEHFQRQDLTLNAVLELNTLDAFRGIVRQGRSIALLPHAALLEASQDPTLTIRPTAAPVLSREVVLVTTHDRLQIPPIRHFRELAQQLIPDRNLTRLPAAVGY, from the coding sequence ATGGGTAACGCCTGTCGTCACTGGCAATCGGTACTGGCGGGTGAGGATGGCTGGGGGCAAGAGGGGATTATGCGCTTAGAGCAGTTGCAAGCGTTTCTGGCGATCGCCGCCACCGGGAGTTTTCAGAAGGCAGCCCAGCAATGTGGGGTGACCCAATCTACGATTAGCCGCCAACTCCAGGCCCTTGAGGCCACCCTTGGTACACCGCTAGTCCATCGTGGTCCCCAGGCAAAACTGACCGTCGCGGGGGAACAGGTTCTGCCCCGTGCCCAGAAAATCTGTCAGGAGTGGGCCAGTGCTACCCAAACGATCGCTGAACTGTTGACGGGGCAACAGCCGGAATTGTGTATTGCGGTGATTGGGTCCGTCTGTAGTCAGTATTTGCCGCCGGTCATTGAGCAATTCTGCCGCGACTATCCCTATGTGCAACTGCGGGTCACCTCCCTGGGGAGCGATCGTGCCCTCAAGGTGCTACGGGATGGTCTCGTGGATCTCGCGATCGTCATGAACAACCGGTTCCTGACGGCCACACCGGAGATGGTGGTCGATTCCTTGTTGATCGAACCGATTGCGGTGTTGATGGCGACTAGCCATCCCCTGAGTGAGTATGCCCAGGTTCCCTGGTCGGCGCTGGCTACCCATCCCCAGGTAATCTTTAAGGATGGCTACGGGATGCAGCGGCTGGTACAGGAGCATTTTCAACGCCAGGACCTTACCCTGAATGCCGTTTTGGAACTGAACACCCTGGATGCTTTTCGGGGTATTGTGCGCCAGGGACGCTCGATCGCCCTGTTACCCCATGCCGCGCTGCTGGAGGCCAGCCAGGACCCTACCCTAACGATTCGCCCCACGGCAGCCCCCGTCCTCAGCCGGGAAGTTGTGTTAGTAACCACCCACGATCGCTTGCAGATTCCCCCCATTCGCCATTTTCGAGAACTGGCTCAACAATTAATCCCCGATCGGAATCTGACGCGTTTACCCGCCGCCGTAGGATATTAG
- a CDS encoding HEAT repeat domain-containing protein: protein MPPLNHLTAFPLKYPGSPHSSGVSVGESFCALPLTPGDCQRLYQQLVQLASGVRVEVTAASRSAVSATAAPTAAMVLDLALDLLDQGDFQTRWQVAKLIPALGTLAIAPLVHRLASIDWADDDEADWDLPWFIARILGEMQDPAAGVALVNLLQTTPPTDVASMAALALAKMGAIVLPQLAELLQSPSTRRYAVQTLAHLQTPATINLLLSVTTDPDPAIRMMAIDALSRLPVANLAEIIVPALTDPDPQVQRVAVIAAGLQAPQLPEAPLVAALKTHLLTGEPEVAQQAAIALGRLGTPAAVEILTAGLFQPLPLARSQTIVRELARIASEPALVALEIYLLDRSATAHLHLLDVIAVSQEITRLLGQVETTPAKSHAAAILLRLLATTDHPAHHPPYDQEMLPVIALSLAHLGHIPAIAPLQQHLAHARDRCRLHLLAALNQLEQAKLYAPVD from the coding sequence ATGCCCCCTCTTAATCACCTGACTGCTTTTCCTCTGAAATATCCCGGCAGCCCGCATTCGAGTGGTGTTTCTGTTGGTGAATCGTTCTGTGCCTTGCCCCTCACACCAGGGGACTGTCAGCGTCTCTATCAACAATTGGTACAGCTTGCCTCAGGGGTGCGAGTCGAGGTGACAGCCGCTAGTCGTAGCGCGGTGAGTGCAACCGCAGCCCCCACCGCCGCGATGGTTCTGGATCTCGCCTTGGACCTGCTCGATCAGGGAGACTTCCAAACCCGCTGGCAGGTGGCGAAGCTCATCCCAGCGTTAGGCACACTGGCGATCGCGCCGCTGGTGCACCGCTTGGCAAGTATTGACTGGGCCGATGACGACGAGGCTGATTGGGATCTGCCCTGGTTTATTGCCCGGATCCTCGGTGAGATGCAAGATCCGGCGGCAGGCGTAGCCCTAGTCAACCTGCTGCAAACCACACCCCCTACGGACGTTGCCAGTATGGCCGCTCTGGCCCTGGCGAAGATGGGCGCGATCGTACTTCCCCAACTAGCCGAACTCTTACAATCACCCAGCACCCGCCGCTATGCCGTCCAAACCCTGGCCCACCTGCAAACCCCCGCCACGATCAATTTGCTCCTGTCGGTCACCACTGACCCCGATCCAGCGATCCGGATGATGGCGATCGACGCACTAAGTCGGCTGCCAGTAGCGAACTTGGCCGAGATCATCGTACCTGCCCTCACTGACCCTGACCCCCAAGTGCAACGGGTTGCGGTCATTGCGGCTGGCCTACAGGCTCCGCAGCTACCGGAAGCACCACTGGTCGCTGCCTTGAAAACCCATCTGTTGACCGGGGAGCCAGAGGTGGCCCAACAGGCTGCGATCGCCCTGGGACGTCTGGGAACACCGGCAGCAGTAGAGATCCTAACAGCGGGTTTATTTCAACCACTCCCCCTGGCACGATCACAGACAATTGTCCGCGAACTGGCCCGAATTGCCAGTGAACCAGCCCTAGTTGCTCTAGAGATCTATCTACTAGATAGGTCTGCAACGGCCCATCTTCACCTCCTGGATGTGATAGCCGTTAGTCAGGAAATTACTCGTCTACTGGGGCAGGTGGAAACCACCCCTGCGAAATCCCACGCTGCCGCCATTTTGCTTCGTCTCTTGGCCACCACTGATCATCCTGCCCATCATCCCCCCTACGATCAAGAAATGCTGCCGGTGATCGCTCTGAGTCTTGCCCATTTAGGCCATATCCCCGCGATCGCTCCCCTCCAGCAACACCTTGCCCATGCGCGCGATCGCTGTCGGCTGCATCTTCTCGCTGCCCTCAATCAACTCGAACAAGCCAAGCTCTACGCCCCCGTCGACTAG
- a CDS encoding ferredoxin--nitrite reductase, which produces MTQTTFPQLTQQTTQNKFERFKAEKDGLAVKAELGHFAQIGWEAIDPTDREQRLKWLGIFFRPVTPGQFMLRMRTPSGILTSPQLRTFGEILQRYGEDGSADITTRQNIQLRGIRIEDIPDIFQRFDRVGLTSIQSGMDNVRNITGSPVAGLDADELIDTRSLIQQVQDMVTNHGQGNPEFSNLPRKFNIAIEGGRDNSVHAEINDVAFVPAYREGILGFNILVGGFFSAKRCAAAIPLNAWVYPDQEVVEVCRAILSVYRDHGLRANRQKARLMWLIDEWGIDRFRAEVEAWLQRPLLSAAPQDAIDWEKRDHIGVHRQKQPGFFYVGLHVPVGRLDAAAFFELARLAEVYGSGEVRLTVEQNLIIPNIPEAGLPVFLQEPLLQRFSVEPDPLTRRLVSCTGAQFCNFALIETKNRALAMIRALEAELNIPQGVRIHWTGCPNSCGQPQVADIGLMGTKVRKNGQTLEGVDIYLGGKVGKDAQLGELVMKGIACEDLQPILRSLLIEHFGATPR; this is translated from the coding sequence GTGACCCAAACTACCTTTCCCCAACTCACCCAACAGACTACCCAGAATAAATTTGAGCGGTTTAAAGCGGAAAAGGATGGCCTCGCCGTCAAGGCAGAATTAGGTCACTTTGCCCAAATCGGCTGGGAAGCCATCGACCCTACCGATCGCGAACAACGTCTGAAATGGCTGGGAATTTTCTTCCGGCCTGTCACACCTGGTCAATTTATGCTGCGGATGCGGACACCCAGTGGTATCCTTACTAGCCCGCAATTACGGACCTTTGGTGAGATTTTGCAACGCTATGGAGAGGACGGCAGCGCCGACATTACTACCCGTCAAAATATCCAATTACGCGGCATTCGCATTGAAGATATCCCGGATATTTTTCAACGCTTCGATCGCGTGGGTCTCACGAGCATTCAATCGGGTATGGATAATGTGCGGAACATTACCGGATCACCCGTAGCGGGATTAGATGCGGATGAGTTGATCGATACCCGATCGCTGATCCAGCAAGTCCAGGACATGGTTACCAACCACGGCCAGGGGAATCCCGAATTCTCGAATCTGCCGCGCAAGTTTAACATTGCGATCGAGGGTGGGCGGGATAATTCCGTCCACGCCGAGATTAACGATGTGGCCTTTGTGCCGGCCTATCGGGAAGGTATCCTCGGATTCAATATCCTGGTGGGGGGCTTCTTTTCCGCCAAGCGCTGTGCCGCCGCCATCCCCCTCAATGCTTGGGTTTATCCTGATCAAGAAGTGGTAGAAGTCTGCCGTGCGATCCTGAGTGTCTATCGGGATCATGGGCTGCGGGCCAATCGCCAGAAGGCGCGGCTGATGTGGTTGATCGATGAATGGGGGATCGATCGCTTTCGCGCGGAAGTGGAAGCGTGGTTGCAACGGCCCCTGCTGTCGGCGGCCCCCCAGGATGCGATCGACTGGGAAAAGCGGGATCACATTGGCGTCCATCGCCAAAAACAACCAGGTTTTTTCTATGTGGGCCTCCATGTTCCCGTGGGTCGCCTAGATGCGGCAGCGTTTTTTGAACTGGCCCGCTTGGCGGAGGTTTATGGCAGCGGTGAAGTGCGGCTGACTGTAGAACAAAATCTGATTATTCCCAATATCCCTGAGGCTGGCTTGCCAGTTTTCCTGCAAGAGCCTTTGCTGCAACGGTTTTCTGTTGAACCAGATCCCCTCACCCGGCGCTTGGTCTCCTGTACCGGGGCACAGTTTTGCAACTTTGCCTTGATTGAAACCAAGAACCGTGCCCTTGCAATGATTCGCGCTCTTGAAGCCGAGTTAAACATTCCCCAAGGGGTGCGGATTCACTGGACGGGTTGCCCTAACTCCTGCGGTCAGCCCCAGGTAGCTGATATTGGCCTGATGGGCACCAAGGTGCGCAAAAACGGCCAAACTCTGGAAGGGGTCGATATTTACCTGGGCGGCAAGGTGGGCAAAGATGCCCAGCTCGGTGAACTCGTTATGAAGGGGATTGCCTGTGAGGATCTCCAACCCATCCTGCGATCGCTCCTGATTGAGCACTTTGGCGCGACCCCCCGCTAG
- a CDS encoding CmpA/NrtA family ABC transporter substrate-binding protein, protein MSQYSRRKFLVTAGATTLGTLLMHSCAANTSSSTATPDTASPSPSAAPAVNVATTDTPEVTTAKLGFIALTDAAALIIAKEKGLFAKYGMPDVEVAKQASWGATRDNLVLGSAGGGIDGAHILTPMPYLISAGIVTDGKKVPMYILARLNTNGQGISVANAYKDLKVGTNSTPLKEAFGKAKSTGKEVKCAVTFPGGTHDMWMRYWLAAGGIDPDKDVSTIVVPPPQMVANMKVGSMEAFCVGEPWNAQLVAQKLGFTALTTGELWQDHPEKALGMRADWVDKHPKAAKALLMAVQEAQMWCDKPENKEEMCEILAKREWFKVPKADILGRAQGTIDYGNGRVVENSPYLMKYWSDYASYPFKSHDLWFLTENIRWGYLPPDTDTKALVDAVNREDIWREAAQALNVPAADIPSGTSRGVETFFDGVKFDPENPQAYLDSLKIKKV, encoded by the coding sequence ATGTCACAGTATTCTCGTCGCAAATTTTTGGTCACGGCTGGTGCCACGACCCTGGGTACCTTGCTGATGCACAGTTGTGCCGCCAATACCTCCAGCAGCACGGCTACCCCGGATACCGCTTCCCCCTCCCCCAGTGCCGCACCCGCCGTCAATGTAGCGACCACCGATACCCCGGAAGTAACCACTGCTAAACTCGGCTTTATTGCCCTGACCGATGCGGCGGCCCTGATTATTGCCAAGGAGAAGGGGCTTTTCGCCAAATATGGAATGCCCGATGTTGAGGTTGCCAAACAAGCCTCCTGGGGGGCTACCCGCGATAACTTGGTACTGGGTTCGGCGGGGGGCGGCATTGACGGTGCCCACATTCTGACCCCGATGCCCTACCTAATTTCAGCGGGGATTGTCACCGATGGCAAGAAGGTGCCGATGTACATCCTGGCCCGGTTGAACACGAACGGTCAGGGGATTTCTGTGGCAAATGCCTATAAGGATCTCAAAGTCGGCACCAATAGTACGCCGCTCAAGGAAGCCTTTGGCAAGGCCAAATCGACCGGGAAGGAAGTCAAGTGTGCGGTGACCTTCCCCGGTGGGACCCATGATATGTGGATGCGCTACTGGTTGGCTGCCGGGGGCATTGATCCGGATAAGGATGTTTCCACGATCGTGGTGCCTCCTCCCCAAATGGTGGCCAACATGAAGGTGGGGAGTATGGAAGCCTTCTGCGTGGGTGAACCCTGGAATGCCCAGTTGGTCGCCCAGAAGTTGGGTTTTACCGCCTTGACGACTGGCGAACTCTGGCAGGACCACCCGGAAAAAGCCCTAGGGATGCGGGCCGATTGGGTAGATAAACATCCCAAGGCGGCTAAAGCCCTGTTGATGGCGGTCCAGGAAGCGCAGATGTGGTGCGACAAGCCGGAAAACAAGGAAGAAATGTGCGAGATTCTCGCGAAGCGGGAGTGGTTCAAGGTACCCAAGGCGGATATTCTGGGTCGCGCTCAGGGCACGATCGACTATGGCAATGGTAGGGTCGTGGAAAACAGCCCCTACCTGATGAAGTACTGGTCTGACTATGCCTCCTATCCCTTCAAGAGCCATGACTTGTGGTTCTTGACAGAAAATATTCGCTGGGGTTATTTGCCGCCGGATACGGATACGAAGGCCCTGGTGGATGCAGTGAACCGGGAAGATATCTGGCGGGAAGCGGCGCAAGCCCTCAATGTCCCAGCAGCCGATATTCCCAGTGGGACTTCGCGAGGAGTGGAAACGTTCTTTGATGGGGTGAAGTTTGACCCGGAAAATCCCCAAGCCTATCTGGATAGTCTCAAGATTAAAAAGGTCTAG
- the ntrB gene encoding nitrate ABC transporter permease translates to MAISTARSQSALPRWLTRILVNLNKRSKQWLLSASAIFIFLMIWQIICSGEDPPLPPPTKVLQETWELIINPFFDNGGTDKGLFWQILASLRRVAIGFSLAAVVGISIGVLIGSNKLLYGAVDPIFQVLRTVPPLAWLPISLAALKDNEPAAIFVIFITAIWPIIINTAVGVQQVPQDYKNVSRVLQLSRMEYLSNILLPATVPYVFTGLRIGIGLSWLAIVAAEMLIGGVGIGFFIWDAWNSSLISEIIIALIYVGIVGLLLDKLVDFIGKLFTPGGQQ, encoded by the coding sequence ATGGCTATTAGTACGGCTCGATCGCAATCTGCTCTCCCCCGGTGGTTAACCCGGATTCTCGTTAATCTAAACAAACGCAGCAAACAATGGCTCCTGTCTGCCAGTGCCATTTTTATTTTCCTCATGATCTGGCAAATCATCTGTTCAGGCGAAGATCCACCGCTGCCGCCGCCGACTAAGGTCCTTCAGGAAACTTGGGAACTGATTATTAATCCGTTTTTTGACAATGGCGGCACTGACAAAGGGTTATTCTGGCAAATCCTAGCTAGCTTGCGGCGGGTGGCGATCGGGTTTTCCCTAGCGGCTGTGGTAGGGATTAGTATCGGGGTTTTGATTGGCAGCAATAAGCTGCTCTACGGGGCTGTTGATCCCATTTTTCAGGTATTGCGGACGGTGCCCCCCCTGGCTTGGTTGCCCATCTCGCTGGCCGCATTGAAGGATAATGAACCGGCTGCGATTTTTGTGATTTTTATTACGGCAATTTGGCCAATTATTATCAATACTGCGGTGGGGGTCCAACAGGTTCCCCAGGATTACAAAAATGTCTCGCGGGTTTTACAACTGTCGCGGATGGAATACCTGAGTAATATCCTGCTCCCTGCAACGGTTCCCTATGTGTTCACAGGGTTACGCATTGGGATTGGTTTGTCCTGGCTGGCGATCGTGGCTGCGGAGATGCTCATTGGTGGCGTGGGGATTGGCTTCTTTATTTGGGATGCCTGGAATAGTTCCCTCATTAGTGAAATTATTATCGCACTGATTTATGTGGGGATTGTTGGCCTCTTGCTGGATAAGTTAGTGGACTTCATTGGCAAACTTTTCACACCAGGAGGACAGCAGTAA
- a CDS encoding ABC transporter ATP-binding/substrate-binding protein (This model describes the ATP binding subunits of ATP-binding cassette (ABC) transporters for nitrate transport, or for bicarbonate transport, in bacteria and archaea.) produces MVAFLEIDHVDKIFPLPDGGRYVAIENVSFKIQQGEFVSLIGHSGCGKSTLLNMVAGLERPTAGGVILEGREVRQPGPDRMVVFQNYSLLPWKTVRQNIALAVNSVLRHLPKGERRGVVEAALDLVHLRPAADKYPAQLSGGMKQRVAIARALALRPKVLLLDEPFGALDALTRGNLQAQLMQICQESQVTCLMVTHDVDEALLLSDRVIMLTNGPSAHIGQILEVDIPRPRRRLEVVEHPSYYSLRSDMVYFLDQQKRASRRQRRGQVIQTGTRTGAVQSQVTLPVATRMPLEKNSLDLGFIPLTDCAPIVVAQEKGFFAQQGLEVTLHRKPNWRAIAQGVINGELDAAQMVAGMPLALTLDPTAPAPVPIVTALTLSRNGNAITFNRSLLKAGIHTLGDLKAAIARDSDRTYTFGMVHPASMHNLLLRYWLAEASIDPDSDVRLSILPPPQMAVYLKSGKLDGYCVGEPWNSRAVYEETGYVMATDLDLWDGHPEKVLGVREDWAMSHPHTHVALVKALIQAGEYCDRPEHREEILTLLCQPQYVGSAPAYTRPGFLDPYDRGTGEAPQLLSGYNRFFQDHVNQPDRGEMLWILTQLNRWGITPFPSNWSDVLDRLVHGDIFNQAMQELGHSPLDRGPSKPGSRIALFSGPEFTPDRPLEYINAFAIKHPDAGRTLRVTLPTAAVA; encoded by the coding sequence ATGGTTGCCTTTCTCGAAATCGATCACGTTGATAAGATTTTTCCCCTACCGGATGGGGGACGCTATGTCGCGATCGAAAATGTTAGCTTCAAGATCCAGCAGGGCGAGTTTGTCTCCCTGATTGGGCACTCTGGCTGTGGCAAATCGACATTGTTGAATATGGTGGCGGGGCTGGAACGCCCGACCGCTGGCGGGGTGATTCTAGAGGGACGTGAGGTGAGGCAACCTGGTCCCGATCGCATGGTGGTGTTCCAAAACTATTCCCTCCTGCCCTGGAAAACCGTGCGCCAAAATATTGCCCTGGCGGTGAACTCGGTGTTGCGCCATTTACCCAAAGGAGAACGGCGGGGTGTGGTGGAGGCAGCCCTGGATTTAGTGCATCTGCGGCCAGCGGCGGATAAGTACCCGGCCCAGCTATCGGGGGGGATGAAACAGCGAGTGGCGATCGCCCGTGCCCTGGCCCTGCGGCCCAAGGTGTTGCTGCTGGATGAACCTTTTGGTGCCCTTGATGCCCTCACCCGTGGCAATTTGCAAGCCCAGTTGATGCAGATCTGCCAGGAATCCCAAGTGACCTGCCTGATGGTGACCCACGATGTGGATGAAGCCCTGTTGCTTTCCGATCGGGTCATCATGCTCACCAATGGTCCTAGTGCCCACATTGGCCAAATCCTGGAGGTGGATATTCCCCGCCCCCGTCGTCGCCTGGAGGTGGTCGAGCATCCCAGCTATTACAGCCTGCGCAGCGATATGGTCTATTTTCTGGATCAGCAAAAGCGGGCCAGTCGTCGCCAAAGACGGGGGCAAGTGATACAGACAGGCACTCGGACCGGGGCAGTACAATCACAGGTGACCCTGCCGGTAGCCACCCGTATGCCTCTAGAGAAAAACAGCCTGGATCTCGGCTTTATCCCCCTGACCGACTGTGCCCCGATCGTGGTTGCCCAGGAAAAGGGGTTCTTTGCCCAGCAGGGCTTGGAGGTAACCCTGCACCGTAAACCCAATTGGCGGGCGATCGCCCAGGGAGTCATCAATGGTGAACTGGATGCGGCCCAAATGGTCGCGGGGATGCCCCTCGCCCTCACCCTTGATCCTACGGCTCCTGCCCCGGTCCCGATCGTCACGGCGCTGACCCTCTCGCGCAATGGGAACGCGATTACCTTCAACCGCTCCCTGCTGAAGGCAGGTATTCATACCCTGGGCGATCTCAAGGCGGCGATCGCCCGTGATTCTGATCGGACCTATACCTTTGGCATGGTCCATCCTGCTTCCATGCACAACCTGCTCCTGCGTTACTGGTTGGCAGAAGCAAGCATTGATCCCGATTCGGATGTGCGGTTGTCCATCCTGCCCCCGCCGCAAATGGCTGTTTACCTCAAAAGTGGCAAGCTAGATGGGTACTGCGTCGGCGAACCGTGGAATTCACGCGCAGTTTATGAAGAAACCGGGTATGTGATGGCGACAGATCTGGACCTGTGGGATGGACACCCGGAAAAGGTGTTGGGGGTTCGGGAGGATTGGGCCATGTCCCATCCCCACACCCACGTCGCCCTCGTCAAGGCCCTGATCCAGGCCGGTGAATATTGCGATCGGCCTGAACATCGGGAGGAAATTCTGACGCTGCTGTGCCAACCCCAATATGTGGGATCTGCACCGGCATATACTCGGCCTGGGTTCCTGGACCCCTACGATCGCGGAACGGGAGAGGCTCCACAATTGCTCTCTGGGTACAACCGTTTCTTCCAAGATCATGTCAATCAGCCCGATCGCGGTGAAATGCTATGGATACTAACCCAACTGAACCGGTGGGGCATTACGCCCTTCCCCAGCAATTGGTCCGATGTCCTCGATCGCCTCGTGCATGGGGATATCTTCAACCAGGCCATGCAGGAACTGGGCCATTCGCCCCTAGATCGCGGTCCTAGTAAGCCTGGGTCAAGGATTGCACTTTTCAGTGGTCCAGAATTCACCCCCGATCGCCCCCTGGAGTACATCAATGCTTTTGCGATCAAGCATCCCGATGCCGGACGCACCCTGAGGGTTACCCTGCCCACTGCTGCGGTGGCCTGA
- a CDS encoding nitrate ABC transporter ATP-binding protein (This model describes the ATP binding subunits of ATP-binding cassette (ABC) transporters for nitrate transport, or for bicarbonate transport, in bacteria and archaea.) codes for MPTLEDHRLTVHPPLKADPFLTITNLSKVYPTPQGPYPVLDGINLTIYEGEFVCLIGHSGCGKTTLLNMVSGFAKPTDGEVRLQTKRITRPGRDRMVVFQNYALLPWKTAFDNVYLAVNAAFPKHSKAEKKAIVREHLEMVGLTEAAHKYPHQLSGGMKQRVAIARALAIRPQVLILDEPFGALDAITKEELQEELLNIWREHRTTVLMITHDIDEALFLADRLVMMTNGPAAHIGEILDIPFDRPRVRSQVTEDPLYYELRNYALDFLYRRFAHDDVD; via the coding sequence ATGCCCACGTTGGAAGATCATCGCTTGACCGTACACCCCCCGCTGAAGGCCGACCCCTTCTTAACGATTACCAATCTCTCCAAGGTCTACCCCACCCCCCAGGGTCCCTACCCAGTTCTGGATGGGATTAATCTGACGATTTACGAGGGGGAATTTGTGTGCCTGATTGGCCACTCCGGCTGTGGCAAAACGACCCTCTTAAATATGGTTTCCGGCTTTGCCAAACCCACAGATGGCGAAGTGCGGCTCCAAACCAAACGGATTACCCGTCCTGGTCGCGATCGCATGGTGGTATTCCAAAACTATGCCCTTCTCCCCTGGAAAACAGCGTTTGATAATGTTTATCTGGCCGTCAATGCTGCCTTCCCCAAGCACTCCAAAGCAGAGAAAAAGGCGATTGTCCGGGAACATTTAGAGATGGTGGGCCTCACGGAAGCCGCCCATAAATATCCCCATCAATTATCGGGGGGGATGAAACAACGGGTGGCGATCGCCCGTGCCCTTGCGATTCGCCCCCAGGTTTTAATCCTCGACGAACCCTTTGGTGCCCTGGATGCCATTACCAAGGAAGAACTCCAGGAAGAACTGCTCAATATTTGGCGAGAACATCGCACCACGGTGTTAATGATTACCCATGATATTGATGAGGCGCTATTTCTGGCTGATCGTCTGGTGATGATGACGAATGGTCCAGCGGCCCACATTGGCGAGATTTTAGACATTCCCTTTGATCGGCCCCGTGTGCGATCGCAGGTGACGGAAGATCCGCTCTATTACGAACTGCGCAACTACGCTCTGGATTTTCTCTATCGACGCTTCGCCCACGACGATGTGGATTGA